aattataaatactgccttcgagtgcatagggttaacTTAGGTACAAGAGGCCTATTTAATTATCCTGTATGTGACAGTGAAACAGTGTCAGTGTTGGGCATGAGGGTGGGAGGTGTGTGGTACGATGACACGGTTGGATGTGGTCTTGAAGGTTTCTTGTTTTGACGTGAATCATATTGCCGCGTCACATCGTTGCTACATCCCCTACTTCTcttgtctaaacctttactcGTGTCAATGGATCACTCACGTCATCAGCCTAGCTTGACATTTTTCAGTGACGCTGAGTATTTATTATTACCGATATCTATAGTAGTTTATCAAACATCCTGCTCTTAAAACTGGagataaatttctttctattGAATTACAAAAGGTTAATTTATGTTTCTAGGTTAATACTAGGGATAAAATACACTAACACGAAATAtcctgtaaaattattaatttcagtcTCGTTGTGTAAATATGTCATAGAAGAAGTTGAGATTTTGTTGTTTGTGTGTAGATATGGAGAGGAAAGATTGATCAAGTGGGGGAGGGTTGTGACAAAATGGTACATTGCCTAGAGCTCCAGGATAAGGATGCTGGACAAACTATATTTAGTTGGCTGTAGCAAACAAAAAAACGTAATGGAAATATTTTGTGGTGTTACATAAGCAATGGAAGAATTTGTGCCAATTATgtggtataatttttttaactatatttcattttGAGAGGCACAAGTAACCCACATGACTTATGATATGTTGTTTCTTGTTAATTGAAGGTTTATATTACAATAgttcttaaacaataaaacaatttatgttatgccttaaaaaataagtaagaaaaggcACACCAGCAAGCATCAGGTAGTAAGGAATTTGTGAATATACTGACTTGTGTTCCAGTAGGAATGACTTGAATAGCCGTTAGGACATTGAGATCACCATTATGACTATGGCGGACCACATTTGGATCACAAGAATGATTTATAAGTGATAAGACTGGGTACAAAGCTCCCCCGATCTCCAGACTCTCACAGACTACCTTTCCACGCACTTTCTTCACCAGCATTTCTGAAATTTCATGTGCATTCGAAGgtacaatcaataaatatttaaataatagtccaCCAACAAAAAGTTTCACTgaatttaaaggtttattttcaaatttgttacaGCTCAAAAACATCTCATTACTTTCATGACACTTTGCTGAGGTGAAATAATCAGTGTTCTTATCCAATAAATGCAGTATATAAGCAGCCGTTGCAGCCTTTCTGAATATGTCTGGATTTGACCTGAGCTCCATATTTCCAACTAAGTGATGAACTGATTTATAATCCAAGGAATTGTATTGACTGTCCTCATTAAAACCTTTGGTTTTGTCATCTTTGAATGATTCTATCTGAGGTAATGTATTCAACAAATGTTGAAGAGATCTGTTTTGTTGAGTGGCTCTCAACAGAGTCCGAACTGCGATCAGTTCTATCTTGGTAAAACCCAGAGCTATGAGCAGTGGAAGAAGAGAACACTCCACTCTGTGGTCCTTGTCCCAGCTGGCTGAGCAACAATCTTCACTGCAATACATCGCCTGCaaaattcaaaagattttttaacaatCTGAACTGCAAAATATTATGagctttattttgtctgaaattcaGAGCTATGGGTAATGCCACTAGAGAACATTTGGCTCTGGGTCTCTGTACCAAGtgaaaatacatacaataaatacaatgCTTAACTGCAGCAAATAAGACAAATAAATCAGTAGTATTTTAACCCTCTGGGTCACAGGtgacaattaatataatatatgccATTCTTCTTGTCCTGAATAAAATGATATACATATCATCCAGATACCTTGCCAATAAATAGTACTGTTATGCAAAAATCCTGAAGAGCACCTAAAATGTGCTTCCACCGACACACTGTTAAAAATTGAGGAAAATACCTGCCTCCATGAattgttacattaataataattgtaaccaAGAATAACAAGTGGTAagtgaatttatttcattaaataattttacttgctttaatgattatattaatgcataaacaataatataacagcAATGAGACTTTATGTTACAATAGAGTTAAACAGTAACTTTTTTGGTTCAAGTTTTTcacttaaatttacaatttactagaacaaataaaatagataaataataaataaaatatatttattgcaccAAACATCTGATAAAATACAAACTGTGTGTTACAAGCTGGTGCTATTGTCACAATTAATAAACTAAacctaaataatgaaatgaaaggTTATCAAGGTTGttattgcaaaattaattaaca
The Homalodisca vitripennis isolate AUS2020 chromosome 4, UT_GWSS_2.1, whole genome shotgun sequence DNA segment above includes these coding regions:
- the LOC124360462 gene encoding N-lysine methyltransferase SMYD2-A-like isoform X2 yields the protein MERLNVVIYAMRTISNRNAAAVKELSKIECDVLVIEEPYASVLLPTAYKNYCFHCKKRCHALIPCPNCVEAMYCSEDCCSASWDKDHRVECSLLPLLIALGFTKIELIAVRTLLRATQQNRSLQHLLNTLPQIESFKDDKTKGFNEDSQYNSLDYKSVHHLVGNMELRSNPDIFRKAATAAYILHLLDKNTDYFTSAKCHESNEMFLSCNKFENKPLNSVKLFVGGLLFKYLLIVPSNAHEISEMLVKKVRGKVVCESLEIGGALYPVLSLINHSCDPNVVRHSHNGDLNVLTAIQVIPTGTQIVDNYGYHHALHDVTTRQSELSSQYHFHCQCCACIEDWPLYHQLPNKYPVYLNPSLKDEVNKSSRIFKEVLQDITSGKLDGKLPFLMAHLALLHRVIKRPWREYSACQEAIKQCLSVQANHYLAPTSL